One window of the Rufibacter radiotolerans genome contains the following:
- a CDS encoding DUF4920 domain-containing protein: MKRLSILLFAFFSLSVAFAQTNIPAAKPGMTYGKKVNAKKAIQLPEMTAKLATDSVFTGKVEGTVVEVCKKKGCFMKLARANGEPIMVNFKDYGFFMPQDIVGKTVILDGTAKVKETSVEDLKHLAQDANKSKEEIASITQPKKDIVFVANGVLVVK; this comes from the coding sequence ATGAAACGACTATCTATCCTCCTGTTTGCCTTTTTCAGCCTATCGGTGGCCTTTGCGCAAACCAATATTCCTGCAGCGAAGCCGGGCATGACCTACGGTAAAAAAGTGAACGCCAAGAAAGCGATTCAACTGCCGGAAATGACCGCGAAACTGGCTACAGATTCTGTTTTTACCGGGAAAGTGGAAGGAACCGTGGTGGAGGTCTGCAAAAAGAAAGGCTGTTTTATGAAATTGGCCAGGGCCAATGGTGAGCCTATCATGGTCAACTTTAAGGACTACGGCTTCTTTATGCCTCAGGACATTGTTGGCAAAACGGTGATATTGGACGGCACCGCCAAAGTAAAAGAAACTAGCGTGGAAGACCTGAAACACCTGGCCCAGGACGCCAACAAAAGCAAAGAAGAAATTGCCAGCATTACCCAGCCAAAGAAAGACATTGTCTTTGTAGCCAACGGGGTTTTGGTGGTCAAATAA
- a CDS encoding pirin family protein — protein sequence MIKVISAADRHRASHGWLESYFLFSFADYYDMENLHWGPLRVFNDDYVKGNSGFPEHPHSEMEIISIVLEGEVTHTDSLGNNTLIKAGEVQRMSTGTGVRHAERNNSDKDLHLYQLWFFPNKKGITPSYEQRAVDFLGEKNELVPLVTGQKVLEDVVYMNSNSTVYYCNLKDGKEIDFKTFPIRKGLIYVKSGELFVNGIQVQESDQVRSSDVDALRIKATADSSFILIDLPGVEANY from the coding sequence ATGATCAAAGTTATTTCCGCCGCAGATAGACACCGTGCCTCCCATGGCTGGCTTGAGTCATACTTTCTGTTCTCCTTCGCTGACTATTATGATATGGAAAATCTGCATTGGGGGCCCCTGCGGGTTTTCAATGATGACTATGTCAAAGGGAACAGCGGCTTTCCGGAGCACCCGCACTCCGAAATGGAAATCATTTCCATTGTGTTGGAAGGAGAGGTGACGCACACAGACAGTCTGGGCAATAATACCTTGATCAAAGCCGGCGAGGTGCAACGCATGAGCACCGGGACCGGAGTGAGGCATGCAGAGCGCAACAACTCAGATAAAGATTTACACTTGTACCAGCTTTGGTTTTTCCCTAACAAAAAAGGCATAACGCCCAGCTATGAACAAAGAGCCGTTGATTTTTTAGGGGAGAAGAATGAGTTGGTTCCGTTGGTTACCGGCCAGAAAGTGCTGGAAGACGTGGTGTACATGAACTCCAATTCAACGGTTTATTATTGCAACCTGAAAGACGGGAAAGAGATTGACTTCAAAACCTTCCCAATCAGGAAAGGCTTGATCTATGTGAAATCAGGGGAGTTGTTTGTGAATGGTATTCAGGTACAGGAAAGCGACCAGGTGCGGTCTTCAGATGTAGATGCCCTGCGCATTAAGGCCACGGCAGACAGTTCTTTTATCTTAATTGATTTACCTGGCGTGGAAGCCAATTACTAA
- a CDS encoding LexA family transcriptional regulator, with protein MLSTNLKYLRKQQNLTQVQLAEKLEIKRSLIGAYEEGRAEPKLATLVKMAQVFGLSVDELINPDLPNAQKAGGANRQPNVKVLSITVDNQDRENIELVPYKASAGYLNGYADPEFMEELPKFRLPMIQAPGTYRAFEIKGDSMLPIPSGTVIVGRYVERWQDVKDGTPCIVVSLQEGIVFKRIYQQKQETLRLHSDNPSYEPYEVGFEDIVELWEAKAYISTTFPMAEISLDKLTALVLDLQQEMKKIKSK; from the coding sequence ATGCTTAGCACTAACCTTAAATACCTAAGAAAGCAACAGAATTTAACCCAGGTACAGCTGGCGGAAAAGCTGGAGATCAAACGTTCTCTGATTGGGGCCTATGAAGAAGGTAGGGCTGAGCCTAAGCTAGCCACCTTGGTGAAGATGGCGCAAGTGTTCGGCTTATCTGTAGATGAGTTGATTAACCCGGACCTTCCCAATGCCCAGAAAGCCGGCGGAGCTAACCGACAGCCTAACGTGAAGGTGTTGTCTATTACCGTAGATAACCAGGACCGGGAGAATATTGAGCTAGTCCCTTACAAGGCCAGCGCCGGCTACCTGAACGGGTATGCAGACCCTGAGTTTATGGAGGAACTGCCTAAGTTCAGGCTGCCCATGATCCAGGCACCGGGTACGTACCGGGCGTTTGAAATAAAAGGCGATTCCATGCTCCCCATTCCTTCAGGAACGGTGATCGTGGGCCGCTACGTGGAGCGTTGGCAAGACGTGAAAGATGGCACCCCATGTATTGTGGTCAGCCTTCAGGAAGGGATTGTCTTCAAGCGGATTTACCAGCAGAAGCAGGAGACTTTACGTCTTCATTCAGATAACCCCAGCTATGAACCATATGAGGTAGGCTTTGAAGATATTGTGGAACTTTGGGAGGCAAAGGCCTACATCAGTACCACTTTCCCAATGGCAGAGATCTCCCTGGACAAGCTTACCGCCCTAGTGCTTGACCTGCAGCAGGAAATGAAAAAGATTAAGAGCAAATAA
- a CDS encoding PD-(D/E)XK nuclease family protein: MQSFLRQAADHIYQAYTDQLSDLCIVLPTRRATLYFKNALAEAAPTGIWSPQIYSMEEFVCNMANVEVLEPLHLQLDLYDIMLRFDPKLDFDQFVGWSSTLLEDFSRMDMELVDPAAVFDYVSEAKALERWDPGKPGSSTPTENVKQYFQLWTNLERTYHALRQKLQKDKQAYTGMAFRMVADRIKDIAKSEKGCFRYVFIGLNALSRAEQHIIQTLLSAGKAEVFFDSDDFYMNLESDKRAGHFLKRYKAKWPLPEWNWQQNLLLTDTKEINAIGVANASMQGKIAGQLLREIREKDPAAEIAIVLPDETLLLPVLHSISDEVSDYNVTMGLSFKGTPLFNLIDLLFEVHLTGVVQPTDSGFRINRYHHLAVTKLLQHPFLRRYEQYLNSVAERETDLDLFQHVLDEMVQRNSVLLTAEEIIKLGREHPMFITLFRTWNDCTDLIDTLYQLVDALGRIYRVETENPIETEYLYILYTIVKRLDTLFDCREHKISVRSFKKFLYEQIGNTKLPFSGEPISPTQVMGMLETRALDFENLIILSVNENVLPQPKKQNSLFPYDVLRTFGLPTYAEQESITSYYFYRLLQRAKRVNLLYVLPSDTYGSGEKSRFILQLQHDLAPRNPNITFRELTAVVEHLDTKEYEPDIIIQKDEEVLSKMKNELRRGLYPSHLNQFVNCSLQYYFSRIAKLQEVEEIDELVGADTFGTIVHQVLEDYFRPFAEEARPIEKADVDGMLAGLPDKVQQEFKRGTLGNLPEQGMNLILYKVAVQLLTRYLQGLQTSEELPLYILSLEDTLQTELEVTLPSGEKVPVQISGKADRIDLSGRTLRVIDYKTGKVLAPSLKVKPEDLEATLLHDRHLDKVRQLWLYRYILAKEIQKGSLLESKVLNLPKAQYEYEAGIISFRNLGAGVLTSELPFVDAAGEPADFMQTTERLLKDLVVRMLDPAEPIRKTNDLETCQYCAYKSICARG; this comes from the coding sequence TGTCTGCAACATGGCCAATGTAGAAGTATTGGAGCCTCTGCACCTGCAGCTGGATTTGTATGACATCATGCTGCGCTTTGACCCCAAGCTGGACTTTGACCAATTTGTGGGTTGGTCCTCTACCCTGCTGGAAGATTTCTCACGCATGGACATGGAGCTGGTAGACCCCGCCGCGGTGTTTGACTACGTGAGCGAAGCCAAGGCCCTGGAACGCTGGGACCCGGGTAAACCAGGTAGCAGCACGCCCACAGAAAACGTGAAGCAATATTTCCAGCTCTGGACCAACCTGGAACGCACCTACCATGCCCTGCGCCAGAAACTGCAGAAAGACAAGCAGGCCTACACTGGCATGGCCTTCCGGATGGTGGCCGACCGGATCAAGGACATTGCCAAAAGCGAGAAAGGCTGTTTTAGGTACGTGTTCATTGGCTTGAATGCCCTTTCCCGCGCCGAGCAGCACATCATTCAGACCTTATTGTCTGCCGGCAAAGCCGAGGTTTTCTTCGACTCAGATGACTTTTACATGAATCTGGAGTCAGATAAACGGGCGGGGCATTTCCTGAAGCGTTACAAAGCCAAATGGCCCCTGCCCGAGTGGAACTGGCAACAGAACCTGCTCCTTACCGATACCAAGGAAATTAACGCCATTGGGGTGGCCAATGCCAGCATGCAAGGCAAGATTGCTGGGCAGTTGCTCCGCGAGATCCGGGAAAAAGACCCCGCCGCCGAGATTGCCATCGTGCTACCGGATGAGACCTTGCTCTTGCCGGTGCTTCACTCCATCTCAGACGAGGTCTCTGATTACAACGTGACCATGGGCCTGTCATTCAAGGGTACGCCCCTGTTCAACCTCATTGATCTGCTTTTTGAGGTGCATCTTACGGGCGTGGTACAACCCACTGACTCCGGCTTCCGGATTAACCGCTACCACCACCTGGCGGTCACCAAGCTGCTGCAGCACCCATTCTTGCGCCGCTATGAGCAATACCTCAACAGCGTGGCTGAGCGCGAGACCGACCTTGATCTGTTCCAACACGTGCTGGACGAGATGGTACAACGGAACAGCGTGCTCCTCACCGCCGAAGAAATTATTAAGCTGGGTCGCGAGCACCCCATGTTCATTACCCTTTTTAGAACCTGGAACGACTGCACCGACCTGATTGACACGCTCTACCAACTGGTGGACGCCCTGGGCCGCATTTACCGGGTGGAAACTGAGAACCCCATTGAAACCGAGTACCTCTACATTCTTTACACCATTGTCAAGCGCCTGGACACGCTCTTTGATTGCCGCGAGCATAAGATCTCGGTGCGCAGTTTCAAGAAATTCCTGTATGAGCAGATAGGCAACACCAAGCTCCCTTTCAGCGGGGAACCCATCTCGCCTACCCAAGTCATGGGGATGCTGGAGACCCGCGCCCTGGACTTTGAGAACCTCATTATCCTGAGCGTAAACGAGAATGTGCTCCCCCAGCCTAAGAAGCAGAACTCGCTTTTTCCGTATGACGTGTTGCGCACCTTCGGGCTGCCTACTTATGCTGAACAAGAGAGCATTACCTCTTACTACTTCTACCGGTTGTTGCAGCGGGCCAAGCGCGTGAACCTGCTGTACGTGCTGCCTTCAGATACCTATGGTTCTGGGGAGAAATCAAGATTCATCCTGCAGTTGCAGCATGATCTGGCGCCCCGCAACCCCAACATCACTTTCCGGGAATTAACGGCGGTAGTAGAGCATTTGGACACCAAAGAATACGAGCCGGACATCATCATTCAGAAAGATGAAGAGGTGCTCAGCAAGATGAAAAACGAGCTGCGGCGCGGCCTCTACCCTTCCCATCTGAACCAGTTTGTCAACTGCTCCTTGCAGTATTATTTCAGCCGGATTGCCAAGCTACAGGAAGTGGAGGAGATTGATGAACTGGTGGGCGCTGATACCTTCGGGACGATTGTGCACCAGGTGCTGGAAGACTATTTCAGGCCGTTTGCCGAAGAGGCCCGCCCTATTGAGAAAGCCGATGTAGACGGGATGCTGGCCGGATTACCGGACAAAGTGCAGCAGGAATTCAAGCGCGGTACCCTGGGGAACCTGCCGGAGCAGGGCATGAACCTGATTCTCTACAAGGTGGCCGTGCAACTGCTCACCCGCTACCTGCAAGGGCTCCAAACTTCGGAAGAACTGCCGCTCTACATTCTTTCCCTGGAAGACACCCTGCAGACCGAATTGGAAGTAACCTTGCCTTCCGGCGAAAAGGTGCCCGTGCAGATCTCAGGCAAAGCCGACCGCATTGACCTGAGTGGCCGCACCCTGCGCGTGATTGACTACAAAACCGGCAAAGTGCTGGCCCCTAGCCTAAAAGTAAAACCCGAAGACCTGGAAGCCACCCTGCTGCACGACCGACACCTGGACAAAGTGCGGCAGCTTTGGCTGTACCGCTATATTCTAGCCAAAGAGATCCAGAAAGGCAGCCTTCTGGAAAGCAAAGTCCTGAACTTACCCAAAGCGCAGTATGAATACGAAGCCGGCATTATCTCCTTTAGGAACCTGGGCGCTGGGGTGCTCACCTCTGAGCTTCCGTTTGTAGATGCCGCCGGAGAACCCGCGGACTTCATGCAAACTACGGAGCGTCTTCTTAAAGACTTGGTGGTCCGAATGCTGGACCCCGCAGAACCTATAAGAAAAACCAACGACCTGGAAACCTGCCAATACTGCGCCTACAAAAGTATCTGCGCCAGAGGTTAG
- a CDS encoding zinc dependent phospholipase C family protein — MRRIFLLGPLWGLLLLFSRPSAAYGVLSHQAIIDVCWKPGLVPILQKRFPNATEEELTKAHAYAYGGAIIQDMGYYPFGNTFFTDLTHYVRSGDFINALLQEAKTLDEYAFALGALAHYYADNYGHPIGTNRAVPMVYPELKAKFGNVVTYEENPAAHVKMEFGFDVLQVARGNYAPEAYHDFIGFEVSKEVLERAFKNTYGLELKTLFVSLDLTIGSFRRSVSNLIPSLTKAAWHLKASEIQKAKPGATKRAFQYRISKTEYHKNWGREYNKPNLFQRLLSWLLRVLPKIGPNKALAFVPPTPEAEKIFMESFNVTAEKYTQELRQIGTGNGQLKNTDLDTGDLTEKGSYEKADKTYAELLHKLEKDNFEALSPALKKNILAFYKSATPPKNPDKEKLKEWQKTQELLNKLKGQQQL, encoded by the coding sequence ATGCGCCGTATTTTCCTTTTAGGGCCTTTGTGGGGCCTTTTGCTGTTATTCTCCAGACCCAGTGCGGCCTATGGGGTGCTTTCTCACCAGGCCATCATTGATGTGTGCTGGAAGCCTGGGCTGGTACCCATTCTCCAAAAAAGATTCCCCAACGCTACCGAAGAAGAACTCACCAAAGCGCATGCCTATGCCTATGGAGGAGCCATCATCCAGGACATGGGGTACTATCCCTTCGGGAACACCTTTTTCACTGACCTTACCCATTACGTACGGAGCGGTGATTTCATTAATGCCCTGCTCCAGGAAGCCAAAACCCTGGACGAATACGCGTTTGCCTTAGGTGCCCTGGCCCATTACTACGCAGACAATTATGGTCACCCCATTGGGACTAACCGGGCGGTGCCTATGGTTTACCCAGAGTTGAAAGCGAAATTCGGGAATGTAGTGACGTATGAGGAGAACCCTGCTGCGCACGTGAAAATGGAGTTCGGTTTTGACGTACTGCAGGTGGCCCGCGGAAACTACGCCCCTGAGGCCTACCATGATTTCATTGGGTTTGAGGTAAGCAAGGAAGTTTTGGAAAGAGCCTTTAAGAATACTTACGGGCTGGAACTCAAGACTTTATTTGTGAGCCTTGACCTTACCATTGGATCTTTCAGAAGGTCGGTGAGTAATTTGATTCCCAGCCTTACCAAAGCTGCCTGGCACCTGAAAGCCTCTGAAATTCAGAAGGCCAAACCTGGAGCCACTAAACGGGCTTTTCAGTACCGGATAAGTAAAACCGAGTACCATAAGAATTGGGGAAGGGAGTACAATAAGCCCAACCTCTTCCAAAGGTTATTAAGTTGGTTACTTAGAGTGCTGCCAAAGATAGGGCCCAACAAAGCACTGGCCTTTGTGCCACCCACCCCTGAGGCCGAAAAGATTTTCATGGAGAGCTTCAACGTCACTGCTGAGAAATATACCCAGGAACTGAGGCAGATTGGCACCGGCAACGGTCAACTCAAAAACACTGATCTGGACACCGGAGACCTCACGGAGAAAGGCAGCTATGAGAAAGCCGACAAAACGTATGCGGAACTATTGCATAAGCTGGAAAAGGATAATTTTGAGGCACTTAGCCCGGCCCTTAAGAAAAACATTCTTGCCTTCTACAAGTCTGCTACCCCTCCCAAGAACCCAGACAAGGAGAAACTAAAGGAGTGGCAGAAAACACAGGAACTCCTGAATAAATTGAAAGGCCAGCAGCAGCTATAA
- a CDS encoding S8 family serine peptidase, which produces MKSSTFKKAVSFFALASAFTMAGCQKDGLLEETATASASSEASSASLVEGKYIVVLKNGGPEELRGRLLKKLGIGRERITDLSGGFTGRLSKEEVQRLLRDGDVAFVEQEQAIMLGKPSTTTKAPKGGGSTDTSTGGTTTTTDTTSTSTTTTTTTTTTETYPNSTQVIPWNVARVGYGDGTGKTVWVIDSGVQSNHPDLNVDKTRSKSFISDDLSIEDGYGHGTAVAGIIGAKNNGEGIIGVAANASIVALRVFDNTGYGTLTRIYNALNHVYQYGKAGDVVNMSLGVSASSMLDDLVKKVAARGIYVTVAAGNSSKDCSTLSPARVVAPNVFVVSNMTSLSEFSPYSNFGQSVNVTAPGTDVQMTWKGSGYTYGNGTSYAAPHVAGILALTGKVNNQGLVVGDPDGKPDPIALK; this is translated from the coding sequence ATGAAATCATCTACTTTCAAGAAAGCAGTATCGTTCTTCGCCTTAGCCTCGGCCTTCACAATGGCAGGATGCCAGAAAGACGGCCTTTTAGAGGAAACCGCCACTGCTTCAGCCTCTTCCGAGGCCTCTTCTGCTAGCTTGGTGGAAGGCAAGTATATTGTAGTTCTGAAAAACGGTGGTCCCGAAGAGTTAAGAGGACGCCTGTTGAAGAAACTAGGAATTGGCCGTGAGCGCATCACCGACCTTTCTGGCGGTTTCACTGGCAGGCTTTCCAAAGAAGAAGTACAGCGCCTTCTCCGCGACGGTGATGTAGCTTTTGTGGAGCAGGAACAAGCTATTATGTTGGGCAAGCCATCCACCACCACAAAGGCCCCTAAAGGCGGTGGTTCAACTGATACGTCCACTGGAGGTACCACCACTACTACGGATACTACCTCTACTTCCACCACTACAACTACTACTACAACTACCACTGAAACCTATCCTAACTCCACCCAGGTTATTCCCTGGAATGTGGCCCGCGTAGGCTACGGTGACGGTACGGGCAAGACGGTTTGGGTAATTGACTCAGGCGTGCAGTCTAACCACCCAGACCTGAACGTAGACAAAACCCGCAGCAAATCCTTTATCTCTGATGATCTATCTATTGAAGACGGATATGGCCACGGGACTGCTGTAGCGGGTATTATTGGCGCCAAAAACAATGGCGAAGGAATTATTGGCGTAGCCGCTAATGCTTCTATTGTAGCACTAAGAGTATTTGACAACACTGGTTACGGCACCCTTACCCGTATTTACAATGCCCTGAATCACGTGTACCAATATGGTAAGGCTGGTGATGTAGTGAACATGAGCCTTGGGGTATCTGCCTCTTCTATGCTGGATGACCTGGTGAAGAAAGTAGCCGCCCGCGGCATTTATGTAACCGTGGCCGCTGGTAACAGCTCAAAAGACTGCTCTACTCTCTCTCCAGCCCGTGTGGTTGCCCCTAACGTGTTTGTGGTATCTAACATGACCTCCCTGTCTGAGTTCAGCCCCTACTCTAACTTCGGTCAGTCTGTGAACGTAACGGCTCCTGGTACAGATGTTCAGATGACCTGGAAAGGAAGTGGCTATACTTACGGTAACGGTACTTCTTACGCCGCCCCTCATGTGGCTGGCATCCTGGCCCTTACTGGCAAAGTAAACAACCAAGGCCTGGTTGTAGGCGATCCAGATGGCAAGCCAGATCCAATCGCACTTAAATAA
- the rmuC gene encoding DNA recombination protein RmuC produces MEFTLPLLTFLVGAILVYFFLQARLAGLRKTMQQHEVDKAFAVKQQEAAQAEATKLQERLRQESSKVMELHAEVTRAENDIYHLKQKLTDERAELSHLRDTFMQQFTQVSNQVLVNNAEHFRKSSAENLEQVLLPLKERIKEFENKVEQTYEKTLKDSTSLKEQITFMAGLNQQMSQDALNLTKALRGEKKAQGNWGEYLLENLLEKSGLEKDVHYRREQVMQHDDAKIFRPDVIIDLPDNKHLIIDSKVSLVAYDAYCNCDDEAQQLIYLKSHVQSMRTHFIDLGRKNYQHLHGVNSPDFVLMYIPIEPAFNLAIQHDRDLFLEALDRNIVFVTTSTLLATLRTVASVWKQESQKRNVLRIAEESGKLYDKFANFLEDLKDIGVNLDRSQQKYRAAMNKLTEGNGNLLKKVELLKKLGARTSKTMETQWLHLTPALPEDSSEDQNQPEESLEER; encoded by the coding sequence ATGGAATTCACGCTTCCCTTGCTTACTTTTTTAGTTGGTGCCATTCTGGTGTACTTCTTTCTGCAGGCCAGGCTAGCAGGGCTCCGGAAAACCATGCAGCAGCATGAAGTAGACAAAGCCTTCGCCGTGAAACAGCAGGAAGCGGCCCAGGCCGAAGCCACCAAGCTGCAGGAACGCCTCCGCCAGGAGTCCAGCAAGGTCATGGAATTGCACGCCGAGGTGACCCGGGCCGAAAACGACATCTACCACCTCAAGCAGAAACTTACCGACGAACGCGCCGAGCTTTCCCACCTGCGCGACACCTTCATGCAGCAGTTCACCCAGGTCTCTAACCAGGTACTCGTCAATAACGCCGAGCATTTCCGGAAGTCTTCTGCCGAGAACCTAGAGCAGGTGCTCTTGCCTTTAAAGGAACGCATCAAGGAGTTTGAGAACAAGGTGGAGCAGACCTATGAGAAGACTTTGAAAGACTCCACGTCCCTTAAAGAGCAGATCACTTTCATGGCGGGCCTGAACCAGCAGATGAGCCAAGACGCGCTTAACCTCACCAAAGCCCTTCGCGGAGAGAAAAAAGCCCAGGGAAACTGGGGCGAGTACCTGCTGGAAAACCTTTTGGAGAAATCTGGTTTGGAAAAAGACGTGCATTACCGCCGCGAGCAAGTGATGCAACATGATGACGCCAAAATCTTCCGGCCCGACGTGATCATTGACCTACCCGACAACAAGCACCTCATCATTGACTCCAAAGTAAGTTTAGTGGCCTATGATGCGTACTGTAACTGTGATGATGAAGCCCAGCAACTGATTTACCTCAAAAGCCATGTGCAATCCATGCGCACGCACTTTATAGACCTGGGCCGGAAAAATTACCAGCACCTCCACGGGGTCAATTCCCCTGACTTTGTGCTGATGTACATTCCCATTGAGCCGGCTTTCAACCTGGCCATACAGCATGACCGTGACTTGTTTTTGGAGGCCCTGGACCGCAACATTGTCTTTGTAACTACCTCTACCCTTCTAGCCACCCTGCGTACCGTAGCCAGCGTCTGGAAACAGGAAAGCCAGAAGCGCAACGTGCTGCGCATTGCCGAGGAAAGCGGGAAGCTCTATGACAAGTTCGCCAACTTCCTGGAAGACCTTAAAGACATTGGGGTGAACCTGGACCGCAGCCAGCAGAAATACCGCGCGGCTATGAACAAACTCACCGAAGGCAACGGAAACCTACTCAAGAAAGTAGAGTTGCTGAAAAAGCTGGGCGCCCGTACCAGCAAGACCATGGAAACCCAATGGCTCCATTTAACCCCAGCCCTACCCGAGGACTCTTCTGAAGACCAGAATCAACCGGAAGAAAGCCTGGAGGAAAGATAG
- a CDS encoding DUF2062 domain-containing protein, whose amino-acid sequence MELFLRVNGSIGKFLCKKLWNPLLALAKQGFTPHQLALTISLGVGFGVIPFIGLTTVLCTFWALRLRLNVAFTILLGYLMQPLQLALYVPFVDLGQYIFPVTPIPFSLTKLTQMFQADWLMALQQVWVANLVGILAWLFCFVPFGLALYFSSKKVLHRVLPAPQVV is encoded by the coding sequence ATGGAATTGTTTTTACGAGTGAATGGAAGTATAGGAAAATTTTTATGCAAAAAGCTTTGGAACCCGTTGTTGGCGCTGGCCAAGCAAGGGTTTACGCCCCACCAGCTGGCCCTCACTATTTCTTTGGGCGTGGGTTTCGGGGTGATTCCTTTTATAGGCCTGACCACGGTTTTGTGTACCTTCTGGGCTTTGCGCCTGCGTTTGAATGTGGCTTTTACCATTCTGCTGGGCTACCTTATGCAACCCTTACAACTGGCCCTTTACGTGCCCTTTGTGGATCTGGGGCAATACATCTTCCCGGTAACGCCCATTCCTTTCTCCCTGACCAAACTCACCCAAATGTTTCAGGCGGACTGGTTAATGGCCTTGCAACAGGTCTGGGTAGCCAATCTGGTAGGCATTCTGGCCTGGTTGTTTTGTTTTGTGCCTTTTGGTTTGGCGCTATATTTCTCCAGCAAAAAGGTGCTGCACCGCGTATTGCCTGCTCCGCAAGTGGTTTAG